The Scleropages formosus chromosome 9, fSclFor1.1, whole genome shotgun sequence DNA segment TACTGAGGTCAATAGCTAAACAGCAGTTCTCTTCATCTTGCATCCTCAGCATCTGTGAAATTATTTGCTGAATAATAGCTCCAAAacctgctgttgcctttgagaGTGATGGATGAGCTCAAGCACCGTTCCTTTGCTCTACCCTCCGAGTGCGTCCCTTgagctctccctctctctctggagCTCAGGTCACGGAAATCAGAGCTGTCCATAGCCCTCGATGACTGCATGGCAGCTCTGGACCTCTTCCTGCAGAATGACTTCGAGGAGGCGCTGTCTCGACTGCATTGCAGGTAAGCGCCGACGGGCGATGGCTCCCAGCTTTAAACCCTCCATCTCCTCCCTCTAAGTTTTCTCCCGTGTCCCCgtttctctccttctcctccttcctctcacCGCATTTAGTACTAAGTAAATGTGCATTGGTAATCCCGCTCAGATCCAATCTGTGTGTGACCAGTCTACCTGGCACGTAGCATCACAGGAATTGAATTAAAGGAGTATTTTTAGCTAAGATTAATCTCTACAAAATCTGTTACCATGAAGGGAGGTTTTCCTGTGGGCATAATCCAAGCCCAGGCCATCGCGTTAAATAACACAGCGGAGAGATCAGCAGCTGTGGCGGCTCGTGTGAAACTGTACAGGCTTCCCGACGTGGAGCCTGTCTGTGCTTCCCTCATTGCTCGTGGTTTCGTATCCTGTCAGTGAGTTCCTGCTGGCTTCGTGGCCTTAGAGCTCAAGAGGACTCTTTGCTGTGTTGGATGCAGGGCTTTTTGGTCCCCCCTCCAGGAGTGGCATCTAGGCATTTGGATATGAACATCGTCTTACCTGTAACCACagacaggattcgaacccccagGTGGTGTCAGTCTCTCACATCACGTCCTCCTCTCAGATGTTCGTTTTTTAtctaaaaatgtgtctttttgtgATGTTTCACATCGCGATGCCGTGATCTGATTATTTTCGTTAATGGCCTTAGTAAATTATGCAATATGCATTAACCTATGGTTTAAAATGTCCTGATTCTCGTACATTGTGCTACAATTTGGGCTTCCCTGAAGAACAAGTTACCTTCTGGCATAATGCCAGCAAATTataattaatgcataaaataataatgtaaacacTTAAGTGGTTATGTAACTATGAACTTGTTCAAAAATGGCAAGCCTTGCATGATATCTGAATAAATTTAGTGATGGTTATACTTTGGCCAGAAATTAAGAGTTTTTTCCACATCAGATGACAGTTAAGTATAAACACCTCTACTACCCTTACCTGTAATACCCTGCTGATCCAAACCAGTCACTGTCTGGTGCTTAGAGGGTTTTTTACTGCAATGAGCCAGGTAATTTCTGTTGTGAATCTGAGGCTATAGAAAGCACGGCTGCGTCGCTGTAAATAACAAATTCAAAACGGAATCCAGTTTGGTTTGACAAATATCCTTTCATTTAATCCTTTACTATCGCATCCTtacataaaatgtgtgtaattactGACTGGGACATGACTGCTCTTGATAGCAGGATTATTGTGGTTAAaggtctgtctgtgtgcgttATGTTAGTCTCTGGTTCTTGAAGTCtttcaggttcgcccatagtgtgtgagtgacacagagagtgtgttccagtgacgtatggatgagtgacccactgtaagtagtttatttagcagtgtaagactttgggtgctctggtttcctcccacagtccaaagacatgctcttcaggttctccatagtgtgcgagtgacagagagagtgtgtttcactgatgaatAGATGAgcggcccagtgtaagtagtgtaagtcaccttggagaataaggtgtgtgggccggtaatactacatagagttcattggaagtcgctttggagaaaagcatctgctaaatgaataaatgtaaagtaagcGTAAAATGAGAGCAGCTCTTTAACACAACCCTTCATGTATTGTGGAGAGTACCCTGGGATTGAATGGCCTGAAAAAGACACTGAACAGATATTGACCACATTATCTGGGAGGAAAATACCCTCTGAAGTGCAGAGCTTTTGCACCAATGTAACATGTGACTCTGTGCTCAGACGTCACTTCAAATAATGCTCATTcttgctgtatttttctcttaGAACTACAGACAGCATGTACCATGCCCTCACGTACGCCACCGTCCTTGAGATGCAGGCGATGATGACCTTTGACCCCGCGGACATATCGGCAGCCGGAAACACCATGAAAGACGCCCAGGCGGTGTGCCAGCGGTGCGTCTGCGTCCTCGAAATGGGGAGCACGTGTCACCTTTCAGCTTTGGGCTAAAGTGACGATTGTACGAGAGTGCGTATTCCTCACTGAAGCACATGTGTCGAGTCATCAGAGTTGTCACCCGAGTCTCGTGCAATCAGTTACATGTCACCGGGACATATCAGAGTTTTGTACGTTAGGCCGTGCCGCTCGCACTCCTGCGTGTCCATGCCGTCAGAGCTCCCGGTGCCAGGTAACAGCAACGGAGAGTCACGCGGCCGACTGTCTGCGGCTCCTGGAGCTTCCGCATCACATGGCTCTGTTCAGATGCTAGGCCTCGATTTCACATCCTGCCCTTGGAATATAAGAGCAGCCTTTTTGGTAACCACGGGAAGCCTGTTTTGGATCTCTGCATCTgtatttgaaaacactgaacaccATCATTGATGTATTGTGGCACGTATCGCTCTGGTTtcagatggggcgaagaaggatgcacaggccGCATTCATAaggaacatttattggaacgcTAACACATAGGGAAATAATGTTCTTGGGCTGAGGACCTGTTTCCTCAAGGGCCTACACCTCAAGCCACCCTTCCTAGCCTGCTTAGTGGCAAACCCCcttattttccccataagtcccCCCAACGGTTGCACACttaaatttttcccataattcaactatttacaataacaCAGTTCCCGCTCAAACTCTCGGTAACGCGGATCGTTACAATATCATGAACGGTGATCATACGCATCGCTCACAGTTCTTTGTGCTTTGCGCTGCATTCTGCTGTGTTATTGTTTAGGAAagaacatacatacatcagGAGACTGGAAGTTTATGTTGTCAAACTTCTAAATCTATGTTACTCTTTGTAAAGTTATTCAGTCTGACCGTCTTGAAAGGATGACATGGCCATCGTTATATGATTATgcaatatctttaaaaaaataatccgCTTAAAATCCATGACTCTGTTTTTATCATGAGGCTCCCATTGCTTCAGATTGTTCATTACCAAGGACAAGAGACTTTTACATGAAAATCGGAAACGATGCATTAACTCTGctctgatttttgtttttcacgagggctgttgtacatttttaataagaacGGGGTCTTCAGCAATACACTTAAATCCTGCTGACACCTTGACTCTTTGAATCCTTCCACCTGCATTTTGATTTCTTGAGAAGTGgatgttctgtttgtgttttacaggATCCGAAAAATCTGCTGCATTTTGCAGAGCTGACTTTACTGCGCCCAACAGCAATGTTCTGTGCACTTTTTAGGTTCCGCAAGAAGTCTTCTTTCAACAGCATGGTCAGCAGAAGCTTCACTGAAGGTCAGTGTGTCCACAGATGGACCCAACATTTCATTGTGCGAAGTCATCAAAAGCTCCACTGGGAATTTGCACAGCATTTTGAAAAGTTGCTTCATTTTATATTACGTTTCCATCATATACTCTCATTTACCTGTATTACTGCAGCGGCTGCTCAGTTGttcaataattatttcataatttgtttaTGGGTTGGATGTGCCATAACCATTTTAGAGGTTTATATCCGACCCAGTATTTATATACAATTGCACTGACTGGTACTGAGTGCTACAAGCCGTTATGCCCCATAGCTGTGCAGCTTCCACCTGATGTGGTGACTGCGTAGTGATCAGAGATtatttgggacagctggtagggtaggggttagagccgctgcctttagccgcaaaggttgcagggtcaaatcccaATTGTACTACCTTTGACAgaggtgtttaccctaaattgctccagtaaaattccagagctatataaatgggtaactaagataagatactttactgtcattgtatgcatccattcatccattgtcaacaatctcttgtcccgagtggggtcgcggcaagccagagccttccCCAGCAAttgagggcgcaaggctgaagggggaggggacacgcccaggacaggacaccagtcttcattgtatgcaatacaatgaaattttgtctGGCAGCCCTCAGAATAACAGCAGCAtaagtaaataagaattagattaaaactttgaagtcctcagTCCTTTGCAGCCTTGAGGGGGGTGGATGTAATGAGGGAGTAATGGAGCCGGCAGCTGGCTTTTGTAATCAGTTCTCTGGTTGGGCAtggagggtgtgatggaggccacaactctgggaaagaagctgttcctcagtctgctGGTGCGTGATTTTATTGTCCTGAACCCTTTCCAGATGGCAGAGGGTCAAACAGGGTGTGACGGGGTGTGTGCCAGCCTTCTTTTTCAGTCGACCAGCACAAGTAGTGTCCAAGTTGAGGAGCTCCATCCTGATGATGCGCTGGGCCACCTTCGCATTGCGATGCAGATCCTTTCGCTCCGGCGGCTGTACGGCTGGGATACCACACAACGTGCAGTtagtcaggatgctctcagtgAAGGTCCTCTAAAAGTTTAGCAGGAGTTCTTAGGAAGAAGAGTCTTTGTTGGGCCTTTTTGACCAGGTGTGAGGTGTTGCAGGTCCATGTCAGCTGCTTTGACACAAAGACTTTAAGGAACTTTAGGCTTTCCATGCTTCCCACTGCTCTTccgtgtgtgtggagggggaggtggtttatctcctttgttctcctgaagtccagaaccatctcctttgtCTTAGAGGTGTGAAGGACCAGGCTGTTGTCCTTACACCACTCAGCCAGATGTTTCACCTCAAGCCTGTAGGCCGTCTCCTCATTGTCTGAAATCAGCCCAACTATTGTGCGAACTCTGCGAATTGAATTATGGAGGTGTGgagggtgggtgcagtcctgggTGAAGAGTGTGaagagcatggggctcagcacacaGCCCTTAGGGGTTCCTGTGTTTAGGATGAGGGTGGAGGAGGTGTGGTTACCAATTCTGACTTTCTGTGGTCGGTTGGTGAGGAATTCCATGACCCAGGAACACAGAGAAGAACCTAGGCCCAAGTTGCTCAGCTTGCCAACCAGTTTGTGAGGGATGACAAATGTGGAGCTAAAGACCATGAAAAGCATCCTCACATAACTATTTGGTTGGTTTTCCTGGTAGGCATACTGGTGCTTATCCAGATCAGGTGGGATGGTGATTCTGATGTGTGAAAGCACGagtttctcaaagcacttcaagACTATGGTTGTTAaggccactgggcgatagtcattcgGAGACTTCACAGCTGGTTTCTTGGGCACTGGAATTACGATGGAGGATTTAAggcatgttggaacagcagctTGTTGTAATGAGAGGTTGAATATTTTAGTAAACATCTCTATAAGTTGGTCGGCTCCTGCTTTCAGTACGCGGCCGGGCACTCCATCTGGGCCTGCCGCCTTGCCTGAATGAACTTTCTTCAGGGTGGCCCTCACCTGCTGGTCCAGTAGAACCAGTGTcagctctccggcaggtgggtTGATGAGTGGAACAGACCCCCCGCCCTGAGTGTCGAAGCGGGTAGTCAACTAGTTCAGAACATCAGGCAGTTTGGCATAATCACTGGGCACCAGACTGATGGTCTTGTGGTCAGTCAGTGCCTTCATGCCGTTCCACATGCTGCGAGGGTTGTTGTTGTCGAATTGATCCTCAACGCACTGTTTGCACTTGCACTTTGCATCCCTCATGCCTCTCTTGAGGTTCCCCCGTGCTTCCCTTGTAGGCCTGATTGTCACCTGACCCGAAAGTTGCATCCCGCTCCCTGAGTAACATCCCCACATTGCCGTTTATCCACAGCCTTTGGTTACGAAGCACCTTCATTGTCCTTTGtgttcacacattttctgtgcagAAGTTTATATTTCCTAGAACTGATCCAGCATATTCCTTAAGGTCTGTTCCCTCGGCAAATAGATCCCAGTCTGTGTTATCAAAGCGGTCTTGCAGCATTGAGGTAGCTTCCTCAGACCACACTTGTACTGTCCTGACAGCTGGTTTTGTTCTGCAGATCTGTGGTCAGAGTTAGGGAAATATGGTCTGATTGTCCTAGATGTGGAGATGGGGTTGCTTTAAATGCTCCTGGGATGTTCGTGTAGGCCTGGTCCAGGATGTTGTTCTCTCTTGTTgggaaattcacatttttatggaaTTTGGCCATGACTAATTTGAGTTCTGTGTGACTGAGGTCCCCTGCTACAATGATCACACCGTCCTGGTGCGCCGTCAGCTGTTTGTTAATGCCGTCACATAGTTTTTCCATGCTAATTTAGCATCAGCTTGTGGGAGAATGTATACTGCCATAATTATTATTGTCTTCAACTCTCTCGGGAGAAAGAACGTTCTGCACCTTATCGTTGGAAGCTCCAAGTCTGGGCAGCGGCGTTTATCCACCGTGTCCGCGGCTGTGCACCAACTGTTGTTCGCACAGACTCACAACGGAGCAGTCAGCTAGCTCGATAGCAGCGTCTGGGATGCTTTGGTTCAGCCAGATCTCTGTGATGATCGTACCACAGTGGGGTTTAGTTCTCACTCTGACCTCCTCCATCTTGTCCAAGTCCATTTTCAGATTTCAAATAATTGCAAGtctcttaacattgtaagttgctttggaaaaaatctgAGAGGGCTAAatgggacagccggtagcgtagtggataGTGCTACTACCTGGacctgaaggtcgcaggtttgattccccacctgTTGCTGCAgaaccctggagcaaggtacttaccttaaatttctccagtaaaattacccagctgtataaatgggcaaataagtGAAGGtcccttaacattgtaagttgctttggggaaaagtgttggctaaataaataaatgtaaatttggctGTGATTGTTCCCTCAGAGGAGCTCCATGCTGAAGTGTGCTATGCAGAATGTCTCCTACAGAGGGCAGCACTCACCTTCCTTCAGGTAAAGCCCAATAGAAGCCACTTTACTTCTCCCCGCATCTGCAGAATTTCTCTCTTTTACACAGCCCAGATGGTGCCTTTACCATACTTTCTGCTCTTCAAGTTAAAGAGCCTTAATTCCCCACATTTATGCTGTCAGGATGAAAACATGATCAGCTTCATTAAGGGAGGAATCAAAGTGAGGAACAGCTACCAGATATACAAGTGAGTAGCCGCGCTTTCGCTGCAGATGACAAGAAGCCAGAGTGCTGTGAATCATCACTCTTGTAGGGCTCCTTTCGCATTAGATGCGTGTCTTTGTCTTTCCTGCAGGGAACTGCACGCGGTCCTTCTGTCGTCCACCTGTGTCCATGGGGACAGTCATGGTCATTTTGAAGGAGGGGTGAAGCTTGGAGTAGGAGCCTTCAATCTGGTCAGTCTGCTTGTGTCTCCAGAAGACACTTAAAGGGGACGTTCTAGAGGCTGCTTTTGTTGTTGTCAAAGTCGCTTCTCTTTGACCTTCAGATCTCTGCCTCCCTGCTCCTAGATGCTGTCTATGCTGCCTTCAAGAATCCTCAAGCTGCTGGAGTTTGTTGGCTTTTCTGGCAACAAGGTGAGCTCTCCAGGGAGGAGGCAGGGGAACCGGCGAACTCTCGGCTTGGGGACGGCTGCACGGGAAGCTCGCTGTGTCTCTCTcgtccctccatccctccaggAGTTtgggctgcagcagctgcaggaaggcTCCTCGGCCCACACCTTCCGGGCCTTTCTGTGCaacatgctgctgctgtgctaccacaccTTCATGAGTTTCATCCTGGGTGAGGTGCAGGCGACCGCTCCTCTGTTGCGAGCATGACGCTGGACTTCTCCCAGCTTTCATCCCATGGTTGAATTCATTACAGAAGCACTTtcacttgtattttttaaatcgTCTTCTGAGGCAGTTATCcgttgtttgtctttttttaaggcCTTTCAAATTGGAGTGCGTGCGAAGCTCTTTTTGTCACAAATGCTTTTACACACTTAGACcattaaatgtgacatttatagCATAAAGAGCTTCGACAAACATTTACACGATGCTCCCGTGCTTCCTGCGTACAACTGCAATTCTCCTGCAGTTTTACTGAAGCTGTTTCTTTATTAATAGACGCTGCCATCGTTCTGCATAGTTCATTTGTCTCCTTAACAGACACGTCTGTTTAACGCGAAACTGAAATCAGCGTAGTTGAAACGCAGCCGAAATTCATTATTCGCTATTAAATTCATTGCGCAAGATTGTTGCCATCGCCCACCTTCACGTGAGCTCTGGCTCGCAGCATTTGATGCCTCCTCTGTGAATGCAGGCACAGGCGAAGGGGACGTGGAGGATGCAGAGAAGCTGCTGCAGCCCTATCTCAAGCAGCATCCAAAGGTAGAATCCTAAGGAGAAGGTGGCCAATGCGCTGGGAGCACATGTACGAATAAGTGAAGAGTAAAGACACGCTGACCGCATGTTAATTCAAGTACATATATATCCGTAGGGAGCAATCTTCTTATTTTTTGCCGGGCGAATCGAGGAAATCAAAGGAAACCTGGATGCTGTGAGTGAACTCGCGCGCTGCAGAGGAACCCCCGTTCCGTAGACGTTCCACGATTTACAAATGATTGGAGCTGCGTCAACGTTCATCCAGTCAGTTCACTAAGAAAACGGGAaccgtgtctgtctgtgtgtcccaGGCCATTGCTCGCTTTGAGGAGTGCTGTGAGGCCCAGCAGCAATGGAAACAGTTCCACCACATGTGCTATTGGGAGCTGATGTGGTGTTTCACCTACAAGAGGCGCTGGAAGATGGCCTACTTCTACGCTGACCTGCTCAGCAAAGAGAGCGCCTGGTCTAAGGTGAGGGGCCGCGAACACATCGCTTCATATTTGTGTCTGCGGCTGTTCTTATCGCTCATCACATggtatatgtaatatatgaaCATTCATAAGACCCTTGATAAGTTTAAAATAGCACTCATAAAAAATATGGAAACTGCTCTTTGCAGCCTCATTTTATGTATATGGGTATTCagatttctttcttctttgttcCTTTGCAGAT contains these protein-coding regions:
- the ttc39a gene encoding tetratricopeptide repeat protein 39A isoform X2, which codes for MSEEDGTLPDGSRKSELSIALDDCMAALDLFLQNDFEEALSRLHCRTTDSMYHALTYATVLEMQAMMTFDPADISAAGNTMKDAQAVCQRFRKKSSFNSMVSRSFTEEELHAEVCYAECLLQRAALTFLQVKPNRSHFTSPRICRISLFYTAQMVPLPYFLLFKLKSLNSPHLCCQDENMISFIKGGIKVRNSYQIYKELHAVLLSSTCVHGDSHGHFEGGVKLGVGAFNLMLSMLPSRILKLLEFVGFSGNKEFGLQQLQEGSSAHTFRAFLCNMLLLCYHTFMSFILGTGEGDVEDAEKLLQPYLKQHPKGAIFLFFAGRIEEIKGNLDAAIARFEECCEAQQQWKQFHHMCYWELMWCFTYKRRWKMAYFYADLLSKESAWSKATYVYMKGAYLSMLTNEECQPFVESEVALFRQVPGLKQKIAGKSLPTEKFAIRKARRYLAETPHPLPAPPLEMMYIWNGYTVIGKHKDLTEGMLKTLDEAQKNLDQHPKTEFSVDDQCVLSLLKGLCLKHLGRLEEAEHYFTLVLCNETQIRLDHYLVPNALLEHGLLCLEQGRQEEAIKLLEAAKQNYKHYSMESRTHFRIQAALHKAKATLDNGIHPLISSS
- the ttc39a gene encoding tetratricopeptide repeat protein 39A isoform X3 codes for the protein MSEEDGTLPDGSRKSELSIALDDCMAALDLFLQNDFEEALSRLHCRTTDSMYHALTYATVLEMQAMMTFDPADISAAGNTMKDAQAVCQRFRKKSSFNSMVSRSFTEEELHAEVCYAECLLQRAALTFLQDENMISFIKGGIKVRNSYQIYKELHAVLLSSTCVHGDSHGHFEGGVKLGVGAFNLMLSMLPSRILKLLEFVGFSGNKEFGLQQLQEGSSAHTFRAFLCNMLLLCYHTFMSFILGTGEGDVEDAEKLLQPYLKQHPKGAIFLFFAGRIEEIKGNLDAAIARFEECCEAQQQWKQFHHMCYWELMWCFTYKRRWKMAYFYADLLSKESAWSKATYVYMKGAYLSMLTNEECQPFVESEVALFRQVPGLKQKIAGKSLPTEKFAIRKARRYLAETPHPLPAPPLEMMYIWNGYTVIGKHKDLTEGMLKTLDEAQKNLDQHPKTEFSVDDQCVLSLLKGLCLKHLGRLEEAEHYFTLVLCNETQIRLDHYLVPNALLEHGLLCLEQGRQEEAIKLLEAAKQNYKHYSMESRTHFRIQAALHKAKATLDNGIHPLISSS